A window from Culex pipiens pallens isolate TS chromosome 3, TS_CPP_V2, whole genome shotgun sequence encodes these proteins:
- the LOC120418767 gene encoding mitochondrial import receptor subunit TOM40 homolog 2: MPKKPSSSCREDSLPVDEPCLPSQRRTERLIFPKPLITVEGIARAPLNPGDFASLHQRTYELRPEWFEGFQLNASKTLAVHRIVRASWNLSHVTPTGFRVGAQLQRRCSDSVLKTPLVAFDVNPGTLSSNVSLLYRPVASVCCEINVQVSPRGGSGTEDLGPVIDKASLQHTGSSTTTTLRCYRPGRDSCRLTLDHLMSYNDRLAIGGELLYEWYRNTSNAQIALAARYNHERHSFAATGSREAFDLSYWRRVNGRLQIGSSLACSHREGKAIGTIYYRLEHPDCTVRGLFDSDWSIGFTYQRKLSQMPIVAGLSLLFCIPKNTFQSGFKIDLDSNLQ; this comes from the exons ATGCCCAAGAAGCCGTCATCGTCTTGCCGGGAGGACTCTCTTCCCGTGGACGAACCGTGCCTTCCAAGCCAGCGCCGCACCGAGCGGCTCATTTTCCCCAAGCCCCTCATTACGGTCGAAGGAATCGCCCGGGCTCCGCTGAATCCGGGTGATTTTGCCAGCCTGCATCAGCGGACGTACGAGCTGCGGCCGGAATGGTTCGAGGGTTTCCAGCTGAACGCGTCCAAGACGTTGGCCGTACACCGGATCGTCCGTGCAAGCTGGAATTTGAGCCACGTCACGCCGACGGGCTTCCGCGTTGGCGCTCAACTTCAGCGACGGTGCAGCGACAGTGTTCTG AAAACCCCACTCGTGGCGTTTGACGTCAATCCCGGGACGTTGTCCTCGAACGTGTCCCTGCTGTACCGGCCGGTCGCATCCGTCTGTTGCGAGATAAATGTCCAAGTGTCTCCTCGAGGTGGTTCTGGCACCGAAGACCTAGGACCGGTGATTGATAAGGCATCGTTGCAGCACACGGGGTCCAGCACCACGACAACGCTCCGGTGCTACCGGCCAGGTCGGGACTCGTGTCGGTTGACGCTGGACCACTTAATGAGCTACAACGATCGGCTGGCCATCGGGGGTGAGCTGCTGTACGAGTGGTACCGGAACACCAGCAATGCTCAGATTGCACTTGCAGCGAG ATACAATCACGAGCGGCACTCGTTTGCGGCCACCGGCTCGCGCGAAGCCTTTGACCTGAGCTACTGGCGGCGGGTCAACGGTCGGCTCCAGATCGGTTCTTCGCTGGCGTGCAGCCACCGTGAGGGCAAAGCCATCGGCACCATCTACTACCGGCTGGAGCACCCGGACTGTACCGTGCGGGGCCTGTTCGACTCGGACTGGTCCATCGGGTTCACGTATCAAAG AAAGCTGTCACAGATGCCGATCGTGGCCGGCCTCAGTCTATTATTCTGCATCCCGAAAAACACATTCCAGAGCggattcaaaattgatttggaCTCTAATTTGCAATGA